The following coding sequences are from one Candidatus Kinetoplastibacterium galatii TCC219 window:
- a CDS encoding NADH-quinone oxidoreductase subunit M, producing the protein MSIYIYNSCLSLAVFLPILFGFFILIFGNDSKAYCVKVISLAVSIICFLITCYIYNSFDSSCVNTQFEENYSWISSLNINYHIGIDGISLLFLLLTSFITVIVILAGWESIKNRVSEYMAAFLILSGLMNGVFVSLDAILFYVFFESTLIPMYIIIGVWGGPNRFYAAFKFFLYTLLGSLLMFIAFVYLYKMSGSFDIFTWHKIKISYTEQFFIFIAFMAAFAVKIPMWPFHTWLPDAHVEAPTGGSIILAAIMLKLGAYGFLRLSLPILPDASISLSGLMITLSLIAIIYIGFIAIVQDDMKKLVAYSSIAHMGFVTLGLFVFNLIGIEGAIIQMISHGFISAAMFFSIGVLYDRAHSRIISDYNGLVSVMPRFITFFVFFSMANCGLPATSGFVGEFLVIMGSMEYSFPVALFAATSLILSASYSLWMLKRISFGELKVSQDIQNFVDLDKREFLILGLLALVVLFMGVYPKPFTDVINLPAKCLLEHLSITKL; encoded by the coding sequence ATGTCTATCTATATATATAATTCGTGTCTCAGTTTAGCGGTATTCTTGCCTATACTGTTTGGTTTTTTTATCTTAATCTTTGGCAATGATAGTAAAGCTTATTGCGTTAAAGTTATTTCATTGGCAGTATCTATAATTTGCTTCTTAATAACTTGTTATATCTATAATTCTTTCGACTCCAGTTGTGTTAATACACAGTTTGAAGAAAATTATAGTTGGATAAGTAGTCTTAATATAAATTATCATATCGGAATAGACGGCATATCTCTGTTGTTTTTGCTTTTAACTTCTTTTATTACTGTTATTGTAATATTGGCGGGCTGGGAATCTATAAAAAATAGAGTTTCTGAATACATGGCAGCTTTCCTAATATTATCTGGTTTAATGAATGGTGTTTTTGTTTCTTTAGATGCGATCCTGTTTTATGTTTTTTTTGAATCAACCCTTATTCCTATGTATATAATAATAGGAGTATGGGGTGGTCCTAATCGTTTTTACGCTGCGTTTAAGTTTTTTCTTTATACGCTGTTGGGATCACTGTTAATGTTCATAGCTTTTGTTTATTTGTATAAAATGTCAGGATCTTTTGATATTTTCACTTGGCATAAAATAAAAATTAGTTATACAGAACAGTTTTTTATATTTATAGCTTTTATGGCTGCTTTTGCTGTTAAAATACCAATGTGGCCTTTTCATACTTGGTTGCCAGATGCCCATGTAGAGGCGCCTACAGGTGGCTCCATAATTCTAGCTGCTATTATGCTGAAATTAGGAGCTTATGGTTTCTTGCGACTGTCCCTGCCAATATTGCCGGACGCTTCTATTAGTTTGTCAGGGCTAATGATCACTTTATCTTTAATAGCTATTATCTACATAGGATTTATTGCTATAGTTCAAGATGATATGAAAAAACTTGTAGCTTATTCTTCAATAGCTCATATGGGATTCGTTACTCTGGGTTTATTCGTTTTTAATTTAATAGGCATCGAAGGCGCTATCATACAAATGATATCACATGGTTTTATATCAGCAGCTATGTTTTTTTCTATAGGTGTATTGTATGATAGAGCCCATTCTAGGATTATTTCTGACTATAATGGTCTAGTCAGTGTTATGCCACGTTTCATAACATTTTTTGTTTTTTTCTCAATGGCTAATTGTGGATTGCCAGCCACTAGTGGTTTCGTTGGTGAATTTTTAGTAATAATGGGAAGTATGGAGTATAGCTTCCCCGTAGCTCTTTTTGCAGCAACCTCTCTTATTTTAAGCGCTTCTTATTCTTTATGGATGCTGAAGCGCATTTCCTTTGGTGAACTTAAAGTTAGCCAAGATATTCAGAATTTTGTTGATCTTGATAAAAGAGAGTTCTTAATTCTTGGATTACTTGCTTTAGTAGTTTTATTTATGGGTGTATATCCTAAACCATTCACAGATGTTATTAATTTACCAGCTAAGTGTTTATTAGAGCATTTATCAATTACAAAACTTTAG